One segment of Clostridium ljungdahlii DSM 13528 DNA contains the following:
- a CDS encoding DUF4317 domain-containing protein — MNKKDLASIRKEFKLGSYVLPIKEVYSVYLKKDNGEIITRELEHFEMMEVEKRELYLNNFKKVLTGTLDSKIFELDFKESSGDEDGEHTQNILYQALNSGQSIAEFGDKIVDKVSKNYTYDTDVVINFIKAEYYNADKKKGNEDSPEEYVHAIEFILCSVNKVEIPKKVLKFDYAEMRFKPNSALDMVINLNSPLDGFMFPSFSSQYVDVNKVIYYSQKAKQINSAFVQKVLNCTIKPTAVEEKESFNAILGTAAGGKINSDTMQEIYEKMNEKLSEEEEDEEETTLDMKQVTEVLGESGIENPQVVKSAFEEVCGGDYEFKVRNIIPDFKSKSIKIENEDTSITINPHDLGSVKQVVNKSGRKCLLIELKDDMVVNGLKLETEKMEDYI; from the coding sequence ATGAATAAAAAGGATTTGGCAAGTATAAGGAAAGAGTTTAAACTAGGAAGTTATGTACTTCCTATTAAAGAGGTATACAGTGTGTATTTAAAAAAGGATAATGGAGAAATAATAACTAGGGAACTGGAACATTTTGAGATGATGGAAGTGGAAAAAAGAGAGTTGTATTTGAATAACTTTAAAAAAGTGCTTACGGGAACTCTGGATTCTAAAATATTTGAGTTGGACTTTAAAGAAAGCAGCGGCGATGAAGATGGTGAGCACACTCAAAATATATTATATCAAGCGCTAAATTCTGGACAAAGTATAGCTGAATTTGGAGATAAAATAGTAGATAAAGTTTCTAAAAATTACACTTATGATACAGATGTAGTTATAAATTTTATAAAAGCAGAATATTATAATGCAGATAAGAAAAAGGGAAACGAGGATTCTCCAGAGGAATATGTACATGCTATAGAATTTATATTGTGTAGTGTAAATAAGGTGGAGATTCCCAAAAAGGTACTAAAATTTGATTATGCTGAAATGAGATTTAAACCAAATTCTGCACTGGATATGGTTATAAATTTAAATTCACCGCTAGATGGATTTATGTTTCCAAGTTTTTCTTCCCAGTATGTAGATGTAAATAAAGTTATATATTATTCTCAAAAGGCAAAACAAATAAACAGTGCTTTTGTACAAAAAGTATTAAATTGTACTATAAAGCCTACAGCGGTAGAAGAAAAAGAAAGTTTTAATGCTATATTAGGTACGGCAGCAGGAGGCAAAATAAATTCCGATACCATGCAGGAAATATATGAAAAAATGAATGAAAAACTAAGTGAAGAAGAAGAGGATGAGGAAGAAACTACTTTAGATATGAAACAAGTGACGGAAGTGCTTGGAGAAAGCGGTATAGAAAATCCACAAGTTGTAAAAAGCGCATTTGAGGAAGTATGTGGGGGAGACTATGAATTTAAAGTTAGAAATATAATTCCTGATTTTAAAAGTAAATCTATAAAGATAGAAAATGAAGATACAAGTATAACTATAAATCCTCACGACTTAGGAAGTGTAAAACAGGTAGTAAATAAAAGTGGTAGAAAGTGCCTACTCATAGAATTAAAAGATGATATGGTGGTAAATGGTCTTAAACTTGAAACTGAAAAAATGGAAGATTATATATAA
- a CDS encoding HesB-like protein, with protein MDFLKISDIAYQEFKKFLDENNATSGAIRIYLAGMTCHGPSFNISVDEKKDHDLIQKVKDITFIVDSDLFVQFSGFILLCGSENGLGGFTLEPVFKPQTSNCSSCDSCHGCEE; from the coding sequence ATGGATTTTTTAAAAATAAGTGATATAGCCTACCAGGAATTCAAAAAATTTTTAGATGAGAATAACGCAACTTCTGGTGCAATAAGAATATATTTGGCTGGCATGACCTGCCATGGACCATCTTTTAACATATCTGTAGATGAAAAAAAAGATCATGATTTGATTCAAAAAGTAAAAGACATAACTTTTATCGTAGATAGTGATCTGTTTGTACAATTTAGCGGTTTTATATTGCTGTGTGGAAGTGAAAATGGACTTGGAGGATTTACTTTAGAGCCTGTATTCAAGCCCCAGACTTCTAATTGCAGCAGCTGTGACAGCTGTCATGGATGCGAAGAATAA
- the thiI gene encoding tRNA uracil 4-sulfurtransferase ThiI, translating into MRKLLLLKYASEIFLKGLNKGKFEKKLKDNIKNVLGETKYDFVVDEGRWFIGCDDMDEAIAKLKKVFGIAEICIVDEVEPDMDSIKEQCLKSIQQNSGTTFKVVTKRANKKFPLNSMEVSREVGAHILKNDENLTVDVRKPDFFVNIEIRDSAYVYSKRIKAIGGMPYGTNGSTMLMLSGGIDSPVAGYMMARRGVRLNCVYFHSHPYTSERAKEKVKELARILKGYTGSINLYVAPFTEIQMQIIKNCREDELTIIMRRFMMRVACKLAEKYNVDSVTTGESVGQVASQTMEGLIVSNDVADRPVFRPLIAMDKVDIMDEARKIGTYETSILPYEDCCTIFVPKHPKTRPRVSEIRKAESVLDIESLVEEAVKNTELFN; encoded by the coding sequence ATGAGAAAATTGCTACTTTTAAAATATGCTTCAGAAATATTTTTAAAGGGATTAAATAAAGGCAAATTTGAGAAGAAGTTAAAGGATAATATAAAAAATGTTCTTGGAGAAACCAAATACGATTTTGTGGTAGATGAGGGAAGATGGTTTATAGGCTGTGATGATATGGATGAAGCTATTGCAAAATTAAAAAAGGTATTTGGAATAGCTGAAATTTGTATAGTAGATGAAGTAGAACCAGATATGGATAGTATAAAGGAACAATGCCTTAAAAGTATACAGCAAAATTCAGGAACTACTTTTAAAGTAGTGACTAAGAGGGCAAATAAGAAATTCCCCCTTAATTCTATGGAGGTAAGTAGGGAAGTTGGAGCTCATATTTTAAAAAATGATGAAAATTTAACAGTAGATGTAAGAAAACCAGATTTTTTTGTAAATATAGAGATAAGAGATAGTGCTTATGTATATTCGAAAAGGATAAAAGCCATAGGTGGAATGCCTTATGGAACAAATGGAAGCACAATGCTTATGCTTTCAGGAGGAATAGATTCCCCGGTAGCCGGATATATGATGGCTAGAAGGGGAGTCAGATTAAATTGTGTATACTTCCACAGCCATCCTTATACTAGTGAAAGAGCTAAGGAAAAAGTTAAGGAATTAGCTAGAATATTAAAGGGGTATACAGGAAGCATAAATCTTTATGTAGCACCTTTTACAGAAATACAAATGCAGATAATTAAAAATTGCAGGGAAGACGAACTAACTATAATAATGAGACGATTCATGATGAGAGTAGCTTGCAAGTTAGCGGAGAAATACAATGTTGATTCGGTAACTACAGGTGAAAGTGTTGGTCAGGTGGCAAGTCAAACCATGGAAGGGTTAATTGTAAGCAACGACGTAGCAGATAGACCAGTCTTCAGGCCTCTTATTGCCATGGATAAAGTAGACATAATGGATGAAGCAAGAAAAATTGGTACTTATGAAACTTCAATACTTCCTTATGAAGATTGCTGCACTATATTTGTGCCAAAGCATCCTAAAACTAGGCCTAGAGTTTCCGAAATAAGAAAGGCTGAAAGTGTTTTGGATATAGAAAGCTTGGTAGAAGAAGCAGTTAAAAATACGGAACTTTTCAATTAA
- a CDS encoding cysteine desulfurase family protein: MEVYFDNSATTRPYDEIINSMAETMKNYYGNPSSSYSLGLKAELKMNESRDIVAHTLNCSRDEIIFTSGGSESNNFLIRGFIKPGQQIITTKIEHPSVLNTCKALEREGIKVIYLDVDDSGKIDLEELKRSINKETRIVSIMHTNNEIGTVQDIETIGKIIKEKNSGVKFHVDAVQAYGKYDIDVKKCNIDLLSASGHKIHGPRGIGIAYVKKGLRPEPLIYGGGQEKGFRSGTENLAAVVGFAEAAEKVYKNRKESFSKVTCVKNYFIEKLKAISNIKINSDGSDYSPYVLSVSFIGVRGEVLLHLLEEKGIYVSTGSACSAKNNEDSHVLKALGLKKEETKGTIRFSFDEDNSKDEVDYTLNVLNESLKFLRSVGK, translated from the coding sequence GTGGAAGTTTATTTTGACAACAGTGCAACAACTAGACCTTATGATGAAATAATAAATTCAATGGCAGAAACTATGAAAAATTATTATGGAAATCCCTCTTCTTCTTATTCTCTAGGATTGAAAGCAGAGTTAAAGATGAATGAAAGTAGAGATATAGTGGCACATACCTTAAATTGTAGTAGAGATGAAATAATATTTACTTCCGGTGGCAGTGAAAGCAATAACTTTTTAATAAGGGGTTTTATAAAACCTGGGCAGCAAATTATAACTACAAAGATAGAACACCCCAGTGTCTTAAATACCTGTAAAGCTCTTGAAAGAGAAGGAATAAAGGTTATTTATTTAGATGTAGATGATAGTGGGAAAATAGATCTTGAAGAACTTAAAAGAAGCATTAATAAAGAAACTAGAATAGTAAGTATAATGCACACTAATAATGAAATTGGAACGGTACAGGACATAGAAACTATAGGAAAGATTATAAAAGAAAAAAATAGTGGAGTAAAGTTCCATGTAGATGCAGTTCAAGCCTATGGAAAGTATGATATTGATGTTAAAAAATGCAATATAGATTTGTTATCTGCAAGTGGACACAAAATACATGGACCAAGAGGAATAGGTATTGCCTATGTAAAAAAAGGTCTTAGACCTGAACCGCTTATATATGGAGGGGGACAGGAAAAAGGGTTTAGATCGGGCACTGAAAATTTAGCAGCTGTTGTTGGATTTGCAGAAGCGGCGGAGAAAGTGTACAAAAATAGAAAAGAAAGTTTTAGTAAAGTAACATGTGTAAAAAATTATTTTATAGAAAAACTTAAAGCTATATCCAATATTAAAATAAATAGTGATGGAAGTGACTATTCACCTTATGTATTAAGTGTATCTTTTATAGGTGTAAGAGGAGAAGTATTACTACACTTGTTGGAGGAAAAAGGTATATATGTATCTACAGGGTCTGCATGTTCTGCTAAAAATAATGAAGATAGTCATGTGCTTAAAGCTCTGGGATTGAAGAAGGAAGAAACCAAAGGAACTATAAGATTTAGTTTTGATGAAGATAATTCAAAAGATGAAGTTGATTATACCTTAAATGTATTGAACGAATCTTTAAAATTTTTAAGGAGTGTGGGTAAATGA
- a CDS encoding polysaccharide deacetylase family protein, with amino-acid sequence MKVKYFLLTIFYILCISLNSTVFASSPNTSKEISCNKTIYLTFDDGPSTEVTPKILDILKEENVKATFFLIGCKIQGREDIVKRIFNEGNSIGLHTYTHKSSKIYSNSDSFIDEMNKTGIEVEKVVGFAPKIIRFPTGSNGHLTNSLLEKLHSSGYKIYDWNLSLSDGIDYNTSVDKLYREGTGKCVNPNKIFLLAHCDGQNKNTCVVLSKIIKHYKELGYEFKAITENTPEYHFRVKR; translated from the coding sequence ATGAAAGTTAAATATTTTTTATTAACCATATTCTATATTTTATGTATAAGCTTAAATTCTACAGTTTTTGCATCTTCACCAAACACCTCAAAAGAAATTTCCTGCAATAAAACAATATATCTTACTTTCGATGATGGGCCAAGTACAGAAGTTACACCAAAAATACTTGATATTTTAAAAGAAGAAAACGTAAAGGCCACTTTTTTCCTAATAGGCTGTAAAATTCAAGGAAGAGAGGATATAGTAAAAAGAATATTCAACGAAGGTAACAGTATAGGTCTCCATACATATACTCATAAATCAAGTAAAATATATTCAAATTCTGATTCTTTTATCGATGAAATGAATAAAACCGGCATCGAAGTTGAAAAAGTAGTAGGATTTGCACCTAAAATAATAAGATTTCCCACAGGAAGTAATGGCCACTTAACCAATTCACTTCTTGAAAAACTTCATTCTTCAGGCTATAAGATATATGATTGGAATTTGTCTTTGTCCGATGGCATTGACTACAATACATCAGTTGACAAGTTATACAGGGAAGGTACTGGAAAGTGTGTCAATCCAAATAAAATATTTTTACTTGCTCATTGTGACGGTCAAAATAAAAACACCTGTGTGGTACTCTCTAAAATAATAAAACACTACAAAGAATTGGGATATGAATTCAAAGCAATTACAGAAAACACCCCTGAATATCACTTTAGAGTGAAGAGATAG
- a CDS encoding IDEAL domain-containing protein, which translates to MDISNFVVLKEHKNGDFEYGIKLIPKRAMDKFVDSIFISNVSNAGGCSNYKISFQKRCGFNTVLNDFKLGEKDFLRYIEFLSEFKSSSFKSSKFKVRNFGEMELTYLQSDMIKISSTNNCNRLFFTISKEELAYYIWILKKVHRENLDNSFDLYKNPTMNPITSLDKRKLYTEILYILIDEALDSNNKKLFYSLCNKLKKSCWKVN; encoded by the coding sequence ATGGATATAAGTAACTTTGTTGTTTTGAAGGAGCATAAAAACGGGGACTTTGAATATGGAATAAAGCTAATACCAAAACGTGCAATGGACAAATTTGTAGATAGCATTTTTATTTCTAATGTGAGCAATGCAGGAGGATGCAGCAATTATAAAATTTCTTTCCAAAAAAGGTGCGGCTTTAATACTGTACTAAATGATTTTAAACTTGGAGAAAAAGATTTTTTAAGGTATATAGAATTTTTAAGTGAATTTAAAAGTTCTAGTTTTAAAAGCAGTAAGTTTAAAGTACGCAATTTTGGAGAAATGGAATTGACTTACTTGCAGAGTGATATGATAAAGATATCTTCAACAAATAACTGTAATAGATTGTTTTTTACCATATCAAAAGAAGAACTAGCATATTATATATGGATTTTAAAGAAAGTCCACAGGGAAAATTTGGACAACTCTTTTGATCTTTATAAAAATCCTACTATGAACCCTATAACTAGTCTGGATAAAAGAAAATTGTATACTGAAATTTTGTATATTTTGATAGATGAAGCTTTGGACAGCAATAATAAAAAATTATTTTACTCGTTGTGTAACAAGTTGAAAAAAAGTTGCTGGAAAGTTAACTAA
- a CDS encoding PD-(D/E)XK nuclease family protein yields MKVLDIRKLEYFYYSQNSINAFIKCPLKFRLKYLENLSWKREGSIEENYYENIKQGLDFHLICERYFAGIPLGKLNNDDLIKKVNSLKDTFKIDRKNDYLVEYEVKMTKDVMRLQAKYDLILVTPDKKIQIWDWKTENRKLSIEEMKKRVQTLVYMYVLAENVENMFGFECKLEDITMNFWQPQYENNIITIGYSKKAHIENEKYLSKIIKNINSYDFYSVNTKLYSSHCKFCEFNYLCNNQKIY; encoded by the coding sequence GTGAAAGTTTTGGATATAAGGAAATTGGAATATTTTTATTACAGTCAAAATTCTATAAATGCATTTATAAAATGTCCTCTTAAGTTTAGGCTAAAGTATTTGGAAAACTTGTCTTGGAAGAGGGAAGGTTCCATAGAAGAAAATTATTATGAGAATATAAAGCAGGGTCTGGATTTTCATTTAATATGTGAAAGGTATTTTGCAGGGATTCCTTTAGGAAAACTAAATAATGATGATTTAATAAAAAAAGTAAATTCTTTAAAGGACACATTTAAAATAGACAGAAAAAATGATTATTTAGTAGAGTATGAAGTGAAGATGACAAAAGATGTCATGAGACTTCAGGCAAAGTATGATTTGATACTAGTAACACCAGATAAAAAAATTCAAATATGGGATTGGAAGACGGAAAATAGAAAATTATCTATAGAGGAGATGAAAAAAAGAGTTCAAACTTTAGTATATATGTATGTATTAGCTGAAAATGTTGAAAATATGTTTGGCTTTGAATGTAAACTGGAAGATATAACAATGAACTTTTGGCAGCCTCAATATGAAAATAATATTATAACTATAGGGTATAGCAAAAAGGCTCATATTGAAAATGAAAAGTACTTGAGTAAAATAATAAAAAATATAAACTCCTATGATTTTTATAGTGTTAATACCAAACTTTACTCATCTCATTGTAAGTTTTGTGAGTTTAATTATCTTTGCAATAATCAAAAAATTTATTAA
- a CDS encoding ATP-dependent helicase gives MKFRDDQLPIMQYKGGTMAVSAVPGAGKTFITAQLVCKIIEEKLNKPGKVLVVTYMNSAVNNFKNRISHMLEERGIDSNSDYEVMTIHGLAMKVLQERPDAAGLDENFKVIDDLQKIFYLDNAVKIWRKLGGEKIYRSLLSEYGTKKYDEKSERWWKDFLQISDVLISELKLNGITPEKVEENRELLGNNSIIYILNYIYFRYEKMLNLNGYVDYNDILVLAYKALISDEDLRKKFQQKYSFVFEDECQDSNLVQCDILSIISERVGADNKKRECNLVRVGDLNQSIMGSFTSSNPIYFKQFLREADKNYVMNRAGRSTRNIMNLANSLVEYTVKNHPEKRCREALRYQKIHPIEDVEDLKNPEVDEYGIYAYSMSSWEDVKKRTIEVVKSFKSKHSDMTLAILIPFNSHVKEIAEELRKNKIECDELSSTSSERLKIINILGKILGFLGEPDSPVKFRDLMYEIIEGDNEKKNVIINNITSFKIEDIIKESVFKTTSVCKLEEIDKNIFEDFICKLRMVKDILANLNMPLQELILYIGYELKLNNEDKAILQYVASYVRHKNAENNSMTLDEISQELLDVRSSAFTHICNVIYDIRGYEPVPEKVTVTTYHKSKGLEWDCVFLLYLNNYIYPYSIKGKFRSEHYYFKDEFKNPTAIGKAEVQKLLQNDVCYNPIIKAREEVICEKIRLLYVAITRAKKYLILMAHYDENKKDCPSKYFEIIKKFICENKQSS, from the coding sequence ATGAAATTTAGAGATGATCAGCTGCCTATAATGCAATATAAAGGAGGTACTATGGCAGTTTCTGCAGTGCCTGGGGCAGGGAAAACCTTTATTACAGCACAGCTTGTTTGCAAAATAATAGAAGAAAAATTAAACAAGCCTGGAAAAGTACTTGTAGTTACATACATGAATAGTGCTGTAAATAACTTTAAAAATAGAATTTCTCACATGCTTGAGGAGAGAGGAATAGATTCAAATAGCGACTATGAAGTTATGACAATACATGGCCTTGCAATGAAAGTATTACAGGAGAGGCCGGATGCAGCAGGGTTAGATGAAAATTTTAAGGTCATAGATGATTTACAGAAGATCTTCTATTTAGATAATGCTGTAAAGATATGGAGAAAGCTTGGAGGAGAAAAGATATACAGAAGTCTTTTAAGTGAGTATGGCACTAAAAAATATGATGAAAAAAGTGAGAGATGGTGGAAAGATTTTTTACAAATATCAGACGTGCTTATAAGTGAATTAAAATTAAACGGAATAACTCCTGAAAAAGTAGAAGAAAACAGAGAGCTTTTAGGAAACAATAGCATAATTTATATTTTAAATTATATTTATTTCAGATATGAGAAAATGTTGAATCTAAATGGATATGTGGACTATAATGACATACTTGTACTTGCTTATAAGGCACTTATTTCAGATGAGGATTTGAGAAAAAAGTTTCAACAAAAATATAGTTTTGTATTTGAAGATGAATGTCAGGATTCAAATTTGGTGCAGTGCGATATACTGTCCATTATTTCTGAAAGGGTAGGTGCAGATAATAAGAAGAGAGAATGTAATTTGGTTCGGGTAGGAGATTTAAATCAAAGTATAATGGGAAGTTTTACATCTTCAAATCCCATATATTTTAAACAATTCTTAAGAGAAGCAGATAAAAACTATGTAATGAACAGAGCAGGCAGAAGCACAAGAAATATAATGAATTTAGCTAATTCTTTAGTTGAATACACCGTAAAAAATCATCCAGAGAAAAGATGTAGAGAGGCACTTAGATATCAAAAAATACATCCTATAGAAGATGTAGAAGATTTGAAAAATCCAGAAGTTGATGAATACGGCATCTATGCATACAGCATGAGTTCTTGGGAAGATGTGAAAAAAAGGACTATAGAAGTGGTAAAAAGTTTTAAAAGCAAGCATTCAGATATGACACTTGCCATATTGATTCCCTTTAACAGCCATGTAAAAGAAATAGCAGAAGAGCTTAGAAAAAATAAAATAGAATGTGATGAACTGTCAAGCACATCTTCAGAGAGGCTCAAAATCATAAATATTTTGGGGAAAATATTAGGCTTTTTAGGAGAACCGGACAGCCCGGTGAAATTTAGAGATTTGATGTATGAAATTATAGAGGGGGACAATGAAAAAAAGAATGTTATAATTAATAATATTACAAGTTTTAAAATTGAGGACATAATAAAAGAAAGTGTATTTAAGACTACGTCTGTTTGTAAATTAGAGGAGATAGACAAGAATATATTTGAAGATTTTATATGTAAATTAAGAATGGTAAAAGATATATTGGCCAATTTGAATATGCCTTTGCAAGAATTGATTCTATATATAGGTTATGAACTTAAATTAAATAATGAAGATAAAGCTATTCTTCAATATGTAGCATCTTATGTAAGGCATAAGAATGCTGAAAATAATTCTATGACTTTGGATGAAATTTCACAGGAGCTTTTAGATGTAAGAAGTTCTGCATTTACACATATATGCAATGTAATTTATGACATAAGAGGATATGAGCCAGTTCCAGAGAAAGTCACGGTTACAACTTATCATAAATCGAAGGGATTAGAATGGGACTGCGTATTTTTGTTGTATTTAAATAATTACATATATCCCTATAGTATTAAGGGAAAATTTAGATCAGAACACTATTACTTTAAAGATGAATTTAAAAATCCCACAGCTATAGGAAAAGCAGAAGTGCAAAAACTACTTCAAAATGATGTTTGCTACAATCCTATTATAAAGGCTAGGGAAGAAGTGATATGTGAAAAAATACGACTTTTGTATGTAGCTATAACCAGGGCAAAGAAATACTTAATACTTATGGCCCACTATGATGAAAACAAAAAAGATTGCCCATCTAAGTATTTTGAAATCATAAAAAAGTTCATTTGTGAGAATAAACAGAGTTCTTAG
- a CDS encoding UvrD-helicase domain-containing protein, with translation MKIKYEEIREILFKNDFQGNSLVIDGISGSGKTTLAQEKYRHMIESQKIKSEEILIFVMNLNQIIAWRRNISFNFCGQCKIKTYANFVKEEIIKYWPIIEKSCKLIGKSEIRPEFVNYDTSKYMMKMLIDYYRKRKGYFLDVTVESKKMAGIFVSNMSQAACSLIDMDKIGHRLYNSLKLKKNVNAQNFDKMDEVIMHYAKSFLNSGTIDIAMAIQLYNKYLLKDEGYLKKLRNIKYVLVDDMDEMCAAELNLVEVISKNAHRCYFFSNMEAGFCNSNGSDIDFIKKSKFFNGKLINLEEHFLCSSEFCHILESPNKFKYSDNIYTDIGASLRSEMIEKIGDKLKELIDDGTSPEDIAIICPINDFVLSYELQSRFKDAPFEINNLGKKNKLMDNAYVHCIMMIICMCIEDIEYDFTMDDYRKFFSTLLVTDAKTSWILSNEVVNFRKLGDLTDTQKNIMGDERASKYNYIVNWIRNCSKNIRSDSIDMPELIRLIFLNIMIELPDSRENISICENLGELADRFINTLDKFKTIDNPSQKFVDFAINEAESFCSFRDIENMYFEKKGIILSSASNFLTSNMKSSVQIWTDVTSNLWSPRNIKKFSNDCVLKKSWNENVVYTEEIETRNRKKNLYSVAKALLRKCSGRIYLYGSEYSEMGYEQNGGYMDI, from the coding sequence ATGAAAATAAAGTATGAAGAAATAAGAGAAATACTTTTTAAAAATGATTTCCAAGGAAATAGTCTTGTTATAGATGGAATAAGCGGCAGTGGCAAAACTACTTTAGCACAAGAAAAATATAGACATATGATTGAATCTCAAAAAATTAAAAGTGAAGAGATTTTAATATTTGTTATGAATTTAAATCAGATAATAGCATGGAGGAGGAATATTTCTTTTAATTTTTGCGGTCAGTGTAAAATAAAAACTTATGCTAATTTTGTAAAAGAAGAAATTATAAAATATTGGCCAATTATTGAAAAAAGCTGTAAACTTATAGGAAAAAGTGAAATACGACCTGAATTTGTAAATTATGATACTTCAAAGTACATGATGAAAATGCTAATTGATTATTATAGAAAAAGAAAAGGATACTTTTTAGATGTAACAGTGGAGTCTAAAAAAATGGCTGGCATTTTCGTTTCAAACATGAGTCAAGCTGCATGTTCATTAATTGATATGGATAAAATAGGACACAGGTTATATAATTCTTTAAAATTGAAGAAAAATGTAAATGCTCAGAATTTTGATAAGATGGATGAAGTAATAATGCATTACGCAAAAAGTTTTTTGAATTCAGGAACTATTGATATAGCTATGGCAATACAACTTTATAACAAATATTTACTTAAAGATGAAGGTTATTTAAAAAAGCTTCGGAATATAAAATATGTACTGGTAGATGACATGGATGAAATGTGTGCTGCTGAACTTAATTTAGTAGAAGTAATTTCTAAAAATGCACATAGGTGTTACTTTTTTTCTAACATGGAGGCAGGGTTTTGCAATTCCAATGGTTCAGATATAGATTTTATAAAGAAAAGTAAATTTTTTAACGGTAAACTTATAAATTTAGAGGAACATTTTTTATGTAGTTCTGAGTTTTGTCACATTTTAGAAAGTCCCAATAAATTCAAATACTCAGATAATATTTATACGGATATAGGCGCCTCCCTAAGAAGTGAAATGATTGAAAAAATCGGAGATAAATTAAAGGAGCTTATAGATGATGGGACGTCTCCGGAAGATATAGCTATTATATGTCCTATAAATGATTTTGTATTGAGTTATGAATTACAAAGTAGGTTTAAAGATGCACCTTTTGAAATCAATAATTTAGGAAAGAAAAACAAATTGATGGATAATGCATATGTTCACTGCATTATGATGATTATATGTATGTGTATTGAAGACATAGAATATGACTTTACAATGGATGATTATAGAAAGTTTTTTTCAACGCTTTTAGTTACAGATGCAAAAACTTCATGGATTTTATCTAATGAAGTTGTAAATTTTCGAAAGCTAGGGGATTTAACGGATACTCAAAAGAACATTATGGGAGATGAGAGAGCCTCTAAATATAACTATATTGTAAATTGGATAAGAAACTGCAGCAAAAATATTAGAAGTGATAGTATAGATATGCCAGAGCTTATAAGACTAATATTTTTAAATATTATGATAGAACTTCCGGATTCAAGAGAAAACATAAGTATATGTGAAAATTTAGGTGAATTGGCAGATAGGTTTATAAATACTCTTGATAAATTTAAAACGATAGATAACCCATCACAAAAATTCGTAGATTTTGCAATAAACGAAGCTGAAAGTTTTTGTTCCTTTAGAGACATAGAAAATATGTATTTTGAAAAAAAAGGTATAATTTTAAGCAGTGCCTCTAATTTTCTAACCAGTAATATGAAAAGTTCTGTACAAATTTGGACTGATGTGACGAGTAATTTGTGGAGTCCTAGAAATATAAAAAAATTTTCAAATGACTGTGTGTTAAAGAAGAGTTGGAATGAAAATGTTGTGTATACAGAGGAAATAGAAACAAGAAATAGAAAGAAAAATTTATATAGTGTAGCCAAAGCACTTTTAAGGAAATGTAGTGGTAGAATATATTTATATGGAAGTGAATATTCTGAAATGGGATATGAACAAAATGGAGGATATATGGATATATGA